Proteins encoded by one window of Dryocola sp. LX212:
- a CDS encoding LysR family transcriptional regulator yields MTEPDLNLLIALDTFLAEGSVAGAARRLGLSASAMSRTLGRLRTATGDPLLVRAGRNMVLTPYAQEIRERARNAAFEARALLSPSSAGLSLTALDRTFVIRANDGFVEAFGAQLIAEVAAAAPKARLRFAPKPEKSAKHLREGLVDLEIGTLGEMGPEIRLQALFRDRFVGVVRKGHPLAAMPVINAEHYVAFGHVVASRRERVTGPVDEALADIGLQRNIAAVVPGFPASLAVAKASDLIALVPGSFLLNQADYAFHVFELPVKTRGLTVSQMWHPRNEVDPAHRWLRTLVLGVCRRLVPD; encoded by the coding sequence ATGACTGAACCCGATCTCAATTTACTCATCGCCCTCGACACGTTTCTGGCTGAAGGAAGCGTGGCCGGGGCTGCCCGCCGCCTGGGATTAAGCGCTTCGGCGATGAGCCGCACGCTAGGCCGCCTGCGAACGGCTACGGGCGATCCTCTGCTGGTGAGAGCCGGGCGCAACATGGTGCTCACGCCCTACGCGCAGGAGATACGCGAGCGGGCAAGAAACGCGGCATTTGAGGCCCGCGCGCTGCTCAGCCCCTCTTCCGCCGGACTCTCCCTGACGGCTTTGGACCGCACCTTTGTCATTCGGGCCAACGACGGATTTGTCGAGGCGTTTGGCGCGCAGCTGATTGCGGAGGTTGCCGCAGCAGCGCCAAAGGCGCGTTTACGCTTTGCGCCAAAGCCTGAAAAAAGCGCAAAGCATCTGCGGGAGGGGCTGGTGGATTTAGAGATTGGCACGCTGGGGGAGATGGGGCCGGAGATCCGCCTGCAGGCGCTGTTCCGGGACCGCTTTGTCGGCGTCGTCAGAAAAGGACATCCGCTGGCCGCAATGCCCGTGATAAACGCTGAACATTATGTGGCATTCGGCCATGTCGTGGCATCCCGCCGGGAGCGTGTGACGGGGCCGGTAGACGAAGCGCTGGCCGATATTGGTTTGCAGCGCAATATTGCTGCCGTGGTGCCGGGCTTTCCGGCGTCGCTTGCGGTGGCAAAGGCGTCCGACCTCATTGCGCTGGTGCCGGGCTCCTTCCTGCTGAATCAGGCAGACTATGCATTTCACGTATTCGAGCTGCCGGTGAAAACTCGCGGCCTGACCGTTTCGCAGATGTGGCACCCGCGCAACGAAGTCGATCCGGCTCACCGCTGGCTAAGAACGCTGGTGCTGGGCGTCTGTCGTCGGCTGGTGCCGGACTGA
- a CDS encoding LytS/YhcK type 5TM receptor domain-containing protein: MYEFNLVLLLLQQMCVFLVIAWLMSKTRLFIPLVQVTVRLPHKLLCYITFSIFCIMGTYFGLHIEDSIANTRAIGAVMGGLLGGPAVGGLVGLTGGIHRYSMGGMTALSCMISTIAEGLLGGLVHSVLIKRGRPDKIFNPLVAGGVTFVAEMVQMAIILLIARPFQDALSLVSNIAAPMMVTNTLGAAMFMRILLDRRAMFEKYTSAFSATALKVAASTEGILRRGFNEENSMKVAQVLLKELDIGAVAITDREKLLAFTGIGDDHHLVGKRISSDYTWRAIEHDEVVYADGNEMPYRCSLHPNCKLGSTLVIPLRGENKRVIGTIKLYEARNRLFSSINRTLGEGIAQLLSAQILAGKFEQQKALLAQSEIKLLHAQVNPHFLFNALNTLMAVIRNDSEKAGQLVHYLSTFFRKNLKRSSGTVSLADELEHVNAYLQIELARFPTQLKVDLQVPDMLSQHSLPAFTLQPLVENAIKHGTSHLLCNGNIIIRAYAENELVVIEVEDNAGLYQPEKISDGLGMSLVDKRLRARFGDDYGITVSCKPDEFTRVTLRLPVEGSAC, encoded by the coding sequence ATGTATGAATTCAATTTAGTTTTGCTGCTGTTACAGCAAATGTGCGTGTTTCTGGTTATCGCCTGGCTGATGAGCAAAACACGCCTGTTTATTCCGCTGGTGCAGGTTACCGTGCGGCTGCCGCACAAGCTGCTGTGCTACATCACCTTCTCCATCTTCTGCATTATGGGCACCTATTTTGGCCTGCATATCGAAGATTCGATTGCCAATACTCGCGCCATTGGTGCCGTGATGGGCGGCCTGCTGGGTGGGCCGGCGGTCGGGGGATTGGTGGGGCTGACCGGGGGCATTCATCGCTACTCCATGGGCGGAATGACGGCGCTCAGCTGCATGATCTCCACCATTGCGGAGGGGCTGCTGGGCGGCCTTGTTCACAGCGTGCTTATCAAGCGCGGGCGTCCCGATAAAATTTTTAATCCACTGGTGGCAGGCGGCGTCACATTTGTGGCGGAAATGGTGCAGATGGCGATCATTCTGCTTATCGCCCGGCCTTTTCAGGACGCGCTGTCGCTGGTCAGCAATATTGCCGCGCCGATGATGGTGACCAACACTCTGGGCGCCGCGATGTTTATGCGCATCCTGCTGGACAGGCGCGCCATGTTTGAAAAATACACTTCGGCTTTCTCGGCAACGGCGCTGAAAGTGGCGGCCTCTACGGAAGGGATCCTGCGGCGGGGCTTTAACGAAGAGAACAGTATGAAGGTGGCGCAGGTGCTGCTTAAAGAGCTGGATATCGGTGCCGTGGCGATCACGGATCGCGAAAAGCTGCTGGCCTTTACCGGCATCGGTGACGATCACCATCTGGTGGGTAAACGTATCTCTTCTGACTATACCTGGCGGGCCATCGAGCATGACGAGGTGGTCTATGCGGACGGCAACGAGATGCCTTACCGCTGCTCGCTGCATCCCAACTGCAAGCTCGGTTCAACGCTGGTGATCCCTTTGCGCGGTGAAAATAAGCGGGTTATCGGTACGATAAAACTGTACGAGGCACGTAACCGGCTCTTCAGCTCCATCAACCGCACGCTGGGGGAAGGCATCGCCCAGCTGCTGTCGGCCCAGATCCTGGCCGGCAAGTTCGAACAGCAAAAGGCGCTGCTGGCGCAGTCTGAAATCAAACTGTTGCATGCCCAGGTGAATCCACACTTCCTGTTCAACGCCCTGAATACGTTGATGGCGGTCATCCGTAACGACAGCGAGAAGGCCGGGCAGTTGGTGCACTACCTGTCGACATTCTTTCGCAAAAATCTTAAGCGCTCCTCCGGCACGGTCTCCCTGGCCGACGAGCTGGAGCATGTGAACGCCTATCTGCAAATTGAGCTGGCGCGCTTCCCGACCCAGCTGAAGGTGGATTTACAGGTGCCGGACATGCTGTCACAGCACAGCCTGCCCGCATTCACTCTGCAGCCGCTGGTGGAAAATGCGATTAAACACGGCACTTCGCACCTGCTGTGCAACGGCAATATCATTATTCGCGCTTACGCCGAAAACGAGCTGGTGGTTATTGAGGTGGAAGATAACGCCGGGCTGTACCAGCCGGAAAAAATCAGCGATGGACTGGGCATGAGCCTGGTTGATAAACGTCTGCGCGCGCGTTTTGGCGACGATTACGGTATTACCGTAAGCTGCAAACCCGATGAGTTTACTCGCGTCACTTTAAGACTGCCGGTGGAGGGATCCGCATGTTGA
- a CDS encoding LysR family transcriptional regulator produces MNREHISDKLMGVTSFNLNLLTIFCLIYSTRSITAVSEILGVTPPSVSQSLQKLRLHFQDPLFIRHGNSISPTLFSDDLYVQTHKLIEQISDAVNHVEKTNKREELVIYSPFSLVLHDLPTLLKKIKDDKIPYKIKYIETNVYLPDADELLNLRKVDVIFSAAPIINPALKCIQYSKTEFVLVCRSTNPYHEKDITSEQLETLDFVGYINSDSYVKYIQKTSMESVGSRHFVFETNSVLAQLSVLSQTDCIGFVSSKTFFDLAGFFNLRAIKPLFPVPKIDIYMTYRKEMEASNNFRFFLQILLNRTRP; encoded by the coding sequence ATGAACAGAGAACATATATCAGACAAACTTATGGGCGTCACTTCTTTCAACCTGAACTTATTAACTATTTTCTGCCTTATCTATTCCACAAGAAGCATTACTGCTGTATCAGAGATATTGGGGGTAACTCCGCCCTCGGTTAGTCAGTCATTGCAAAAGTTGCGGCTTCATTTTCAGGATCCCCTTTTCATTCGTCATGGCAACTCTATTTCCCCTACTCTTTTTTCTGACGATCTTTATGTACAAACGCATAAACTTATTGAACAAATAAGTGACGCTGTCAATCACGTTGAAAAAACAAACAAAAGGGAAGAACTGGTAATCTACTCTCCCTTCTCTCTCGTGCTGCACGATCTACCCACCCTGCTAAAAAAGATAAAAGATGACAAAATACCTTATAAAATAAAATACATAGAAACGAACGTCTATCTACCTGATGCAGATGAGCTCCTCAACTTACGAAAAGTGGATGTTATTTTCTCCGCGGCACCTATCATCAATCCGGCATTGAAGTGCATTCAATACTCTAAAACAGAATTCGTTTTGGTTTGCCGTAGCACCAATCCTTACCATGAAAAAGACATCACATCAGAGCAACTAGAAACGCTTGATTTTGTTGGGTATATAAACTCAGACAGTTACGTAAAATACATTCAAAAGACCTCTATGGAGAGTGTTGGGAGTCGGCATTTCGTCTTTGAAACCAATTCTGTTCTGGCTCAGTTATCCGTCCTTTCACAAACTGACTGCATTGGTTTTGTTTCCAGCAAAACATTTTTTGACCTGGCTGGTTTTTTTAATCTGCGAGCGATAAAGCCTTTATTTCCTGTTCCAAAAATAGATATCTACATGACGTACCGCAAGGAAATGGAAGCATCAAATAATTTTCGGTTTTTTTTACAAATCCTTTTAAATAGGACCAGGCCATAA
- a CDS encoding YicS family protein, with translation MSATKVTVLLLSCLFCTSALADSPFKDLQFGNSKLQILGDLKKACHTQKPMTDDALAAKIMSTEENQRHVRDAKIALERNNQQNYWDAIGKVECPEM, from the coding sequence ATGAGTGCTACCAAAGTAACCGTCCTGCTTTTAAGCTGCCTGTTCTGTACCAGCGCGCTGGCCGACTCCCCGTTCAAGGACCTGCAATTTGGGAACAGCAAGCTACAGATCCTGGGCGATCTGAAAAAGGCCTGCCACACCCAAAAGCCCATGACTGACGATGCGCTGGCCGCAAAAATCATGTCTACGGAAGAGAACCAGCGCCACGTCCGCGATGCGAAAATAGCCCTGGAGCGTAACAATCAGCAAAACTACTGGGACGCGATTGGCAAAGTGGAATGCCCGGAAATGTAA
- the yjiA gene encoding GTPase, whose amino-acid sequence MTPIAVTVLTGFLGAGKTTLLQQILHKQQDHKIAVIENEFGEMPIDSQLLGDGATRITTLANGCICCTRSGELEAALLDLLDGYDKGEVYFDRLVIECTGMADPGPILQAFFAHEIICARYLLDGVITLVDAVHAGAQLDKFAIAQSQIGYADRILLTKTDIAGDSPELIERLQRINARAPVYKVVQGEIDLALLFDTRGFMLEENVVVAKPLFHRIAPAENAVSSIVVELDYPVALAAVSAVMEGLLSSFADNLMRYKGMLWIEEQPCRLLFQGVQRLYSADWDRPWQPDETPRSALVFIGLQLPEAEIREAFARLRPA is encoded by the coding sequence ATGACCCCGATTGCGGTAACAGTTTTAACCGGCTTTCTCGGCGCAGGGAAAACCACCCTTTTGCAGCAAATCCTCCATAAGCAGCAGGATCATAAAATAGCGGTTATCGAGAATGAATTTGGTGAGATGCCCATCGACAGTCAGCTGCTTGGCGACGGCGCTACCCGCATCACCACGCTTGCCAACGGCTGCATCTGCTGTACCCGCTCCGGCGAGCTGGAAGCGGCGCTGCTGGATCTGCTGGACGGCTACGACAAAGGCGAGGTTTATTTTGACCGGCTGGTTATCGAGTGTACCGGCATGGCCGATCCGGGGCCGATTTTACAGGCCTTTTTCGCCCATGAAATTATTTGCGCACGCTATCTGCTGGATGGGGTTATCACGCTGGTGGACGCGGTGCATGCGGGTGCACAGCTGGATAAGTTCGCTATTGCCCAGTCGCAGATTGGCTATGCCGACCGCATCCTGCTGACCAAAACGGATATTGCCGGTGACAGCCCGGAGTTGATTGAGCGGCTGCAGCGCATTAACGCGCGGGCGCCCGTCTATAAAGTTGTACAGGGTGAGATCGACCTGGCGCTGCTGTTTGATACCCGTGGATTTATGCTGGAAGAGAACGTGGTGGTTGCGAAACCCCTCTTCCACCGCATCGCGCCAGCTGAAAACGCCGTCTCGTCCATTGTTGTGGAACTGGACTACCCGGTCGCGCTGGCCGCGGTGTCTGCCGTCATGGAAGGCCTGCTCAGCAGCTTTGCGGATAATTTGATGCGCTATAAAGGCATGCTGTGGATCGAAGAGCAGCCGTGCCGCCTGCTGTTCCAGGGCGTGCAGCGGCTGTACAGCGCCGACTGGGATCGCCCCTGGCAGCCGGACGAAACGCCGCGCAGCGCGCTGGTGTTCATTGGTCTGCAACTGCCCGAAGCCGAAATCCGCGAGGCCTTTGCCCGGCTACGGCCTGCCTGA
- a CDS encoding DHA2 family efflux MFS transporter permease subunit: MALFSDQPGDEGLPGRERRLATIAVMTTTTMAVFDGSMVNIALPQIAKALNVTAGASVWVANGYLLSAAMTLAIFAALATRLGFRRLFTFGLALFTSASLGCALSSSLDMLVVMRIVQGIGGAATLSIAPAILRTIFPNRLLGRILGMNALLIATSTAVAPLLGGTLLSSLGWPWLFAINVPLGVTAFLLSLRVLPANQTNQSKPFDYAGALLSAVMLGALIMAAVSFAKADAHELLTASAYGLTAVAAAGLFIWRQRRAAQPLLPLEMFASARFSLAALTSLASFVSQGITFVALPFLFQSVYGHSAFVSALLFMPWPVGIMLAAPHAGRLADRYPPAMISTVGLCVFAAGLILLALLPEQAQIWDIALRSLICGLGFGCFQSPNNREMLANASREQSGYASGVLAIMRTFGQCLGAALVGVILSFWLHTGTGVVQEAQAVRMSLWLAAAATILAVGFSSLRNRRRLPQRA; encoded by the coding sequence ATGGCACTTTTTTCAGATCAACCCGGCGATGAGGGACTTCCGGGTCGCGAGCGGCGTTTAGCGACAATCGCCGTAATGACCACCACAACGATGGCGGTCTTCGACGGTTCGATGGTTAATATCGCGCTGCCGCAGATTGCAAAGGCGCTGAACGTAACGGCAGGCGCGTCCGTCTGGGTCGCCAACGGCTATTTATTATCTGCGGCAATGACGCTGGCGATTTTCGCCGCCCTTGCCACCCGCCTTGGCTTCCGCCGCCTGTTCACCTTTGGCCTGGCGCTGTTCACCTCTGCCTCACTCGGCTGCGCACTCTCTTCCTCTCTCGATATGCTGGTCGTGATGCGCATCGTTCAGGGGATCGGCGGCGCGGCAACGCTGAGCATTGCACCAGCTATCCTGCGGACAATATTCCCCAACCGGCTGCTGGGGCGCATCCTCGGTATGAACGCCCTGCTGATTGCCACCAGCACCGCCGTCGCGCCGCTGCTCGGCGGCACCCTGCTCTCTTCTTTAGGCTGGCCGTGGCTGTTCGCCATAAACGTCCCGCTGGGCGTTACCGCGTTTCTGCTCAGCCTGCGAGTTTTACCCGCTAATCAGACTAACCAGAGCAAACCCTTTGACTACGCGGGCGCCCTGCTTTCGGCTGTTATGCTGGGGGCACTGATCATGGCGGCGGTCAGCTTTGCCAAAGCAGACGCTCACGAGCTGCTCACCGCATCGGCCTATGGTCTGACCGCCGTCGCCGCAGCCGGGCTGTTTATCTGGCGTCAACGTCGTGCCGCGCAGCCGCTGCTGCCGCTGGAAATGTTCGCCTCAGCGCGATTCTCTCTTGCTGCGCTCACCTCGCTTGCTTCTTTTGTCAGCCAGGGCATCACGTTCGTCGCCCTGCCGTTCCTGTTCCAGAGCGTCTACGGCCACAGCGCTTTCGTTTCGGCGCTGCTGTTTATGCCGTGGCCGGTTGGCATCATGCTTGCCGCCCCGCACGCCGGACGCCTGGCGGACCGCTATCCGCCCGCAATGATTTCCACCGTTGGGCTCTGCGTATTCGCCGCCGGTCTGATCCTGCTCGCGCTCCTGCCGGAACAGGCTCAGATCTGGGATATCGCCCTGCGCAGCCTGATTTGCGGCCTCGGGTTCGGCTGTTTTCAAAGCCCCAATAACCGCGAGATGCTGGCTAACGCGTCGCGAGAGCAAAGCGGCTATGCCTCTGGCGTGCTGGCGATAATGCGTACTTTTGGACAATGCCTGGGCGCGGCGCTGGTCGGGGTTATTCTGTCGTTCTGGCTGCACACCGGAACCGGCGTGGTGCAGGAAGCTCAGGCGGTGCGCATGAGCCTGTGGCTGGCTGCGGCCGCTACGATTTTAGCCGTTGGCTTCAGCAGCCTGCGTAACCGACGCCGCCTGCCGCAGCGGGCCTGA
- a CDS encoding carbon starvation CstA family protein produces MNRNNLLKHLPWMVIAILGACCLGVVALRRGEHISALWIVVASVSVYIVAYRYYSLYIAQKVMQLDPNRATPAVLNNDGLNYVPTNRNVLFGHHFAAIAGAGPLVGPVLAAQMGYLPGVLWLLAGVVLAGAVQDFMVLFISSRRNGASLGEMIKEEMGPVPGTIALFGCFLIMIIILAVLALIVVKALAESPWGVFTVCSTVPIALFMGIYMRYIRPGRVGEISVIGVILLVASIWFGGVIAHDPYWGPALTFKDTTITFALVGYAFVSALLPVWLILAPRDYLATFLKIGVIVGLAIGIVILNPELKMPALTQYTDGTGPLWKGALFPFLFITIACGAVSGFHALIASGTTPKLLACETDARFIGYGAMLMESFVAVMALVAASIIEPGLYFAMNTPPAGLGITMPNLHELGGENAPLIMAQLKDVTAHAAATVSSWGFVISPEQILQTAKDIGEPSVLNRAGGAPTLAVGIAHVFHKIMPLADMGFWYHFGILFEALFILTALDAGTRSGRFMLQDLLGNFIPGLKKTDSLVAGIIGTAGCVGLWGYLLYQGVVDPLGGVKSLWPLFGISNQMLAAVALILATVVLVKMKRTRYIWVTVVPALWLLLCTTWALGMKLFSTNPQMEGFFYMAGQYNERIANAGADLTPEQISNMHHIVINNYTNAGLSILFLIVVYSIIFYGIRAIKQARNNDQRTDKETPFVPVPEGGIEISNGH; encoded by the coding sequence ATGAACAGAAACAATTTATTAAAGCATCTGCCCTGGATGGTTATCGCCATCCTCGGTGCCTGCTGCCTGGGCGTGGTTGCCCTGCGGCGGGGTGAACACATCAGCGCGCTGTGGATAGTCGTGGCTTCGGTCTCGGTTTATATCGTGGCCTATCGCTACTACAGCCTCTACATCGCGCAAAAGGTCATGCAGCTCGACCCTAACCGCGCGACGCCAGCCGTGCTGAACAACGACGGACTGAACTACGTGCCAACGAACCGCAACGTACTGTTCGGCCACCATTTTGCCGCTATCGCCGGGGCGGGTCCGCTGGTCGGGCCGGTGCTTGCCGCGCAGATGGGCTATTTGCCCGGCGTGCTGTGGCTGCTGGCGGGCGTTGTGCTGGCCGGAGCCGTGCAGGACTTTATGGTGCTGTTTATCTCCTCGCGCCGTAACGGGGCTTCCCTGGGCGAGATGATCAAAGAAGAGATGGGCCCGGTTCCCGGTACTATCGCCCTGTTCGGCTGCTTCCTGATCATGATTATTATTCTGGCCGTGCTGGCCTTAATCGTGGTTAAGGCGCTGGCAGAAAGCCCGTGGGGCGTGTTTACCGTTTGCTCTACGGTGCCGATTGCCCTGTTTATGGGGATCTACATGCGCTACATCCGCCCGGGACGCGTGGGCGAGATCTCGGTGATTGGCGTGATCCTGCTGGTGGCTTCCATCTGGTTCGGCGGCGTGATTGCCCACGACCCGTACTGGGGCCCGGCGCTGACCTTTAAAGATACCACCATCACCTTTGCCCTGGTTGGCTACGCGTTTGTCTCCGCCCTGCTGCCGGTCTGGCTGATCCTGGCCCCGCGCGACTATCTGGCGACCTTCCTGAAAATTGGCGTTATCGTCGGGCTGGCCATCGGCATCGTGATCCTGAATCCTGAGCTGAAAATGCCTGCCCTGACCCAGTACACGGACGGCACTGGTCCCCTGTGGAAAGGCGCCCTGTTCCCGTTCCTGTTTATTACTATTGCCTGCGGTGCGGTGTCGGGTTTCCACGCGCTGATCGCCTCCGGCACCACGCCAAAACTGCTGGCCTGCGAAACCGACGCTCGCTTCATTGGCTATGGCGCCATGCTGATGGAGTCATTTGTGGCGGTGATGGCGCTGGTCGCCGCTTCAATCATCGAACCCGGCCTCTACTTCGCCATGAATACGCCGCCTGCGGGCCTGGGCATTACCATGCCAAACCTGCATGAGCTGGGCGGAGAAAACGCACCGCTTATCATGGCGCAGCTAAAAGACGTGACCGCCCATGCCGCCGCCACCGTCAGCTCCTGGGGCTTTGTTATCTCGCCTGAGCAGATCCTGCAAACGGCGAAAGACATTGGTGAGCCTTCTGTGCTGAACCGCGCGGGCGGCGCTCCTACGCTTGCGGTCGGGATTGCGCACGTATTCCACAAGATCATGCCGCTGGCTGACATGGGCTTCTGGTATCACTTCGGTATTCTGTTTGAAGCCCTGTTTATCCTGACGGCGCTGGATGCGGGCACGCGTTCCGGGCGCTTTATGCTGCAGGATCTGCTGGGTAACTTTATTCCGGGACTGAAAAAAACCGATTCGCTGGTGGCGGGTATTATCGGCACCGCTGGCTGTGTTGGCCTGTGGGGCTATCTGCTGTATCAGGGCGTGGTCGATCCGTTAGGCGGCGTGAAAAGCCTGTGGCCGCTGTTCGGTATTTCGAACCAGATGCTGGCCGCCGTCGCGCTGATCCTCGCCACCGTCGTGCTGGTGAAGATGAAACGCACCCGCTATATCTGGGTTACCGTGGTGCCTGCACTGTGGCTGCTGCTCTGCACTACCTGGGCGCTGGGCATGAAGCTGTTCAGCACCAATCCGCAGATGGAAGGCTTCTTCTATATGGCCGGCCAGTATAATGAGCGCATTGCTAACGCCGGTGCGGATCTGACGCCGGAGCAAATCAGCAACATGCACCACATCGTCATCAACAACTATACTAACGCCGGGCTGAGCATCCTGTTCCTGATCGTGGTGTACAGCATTATTTTCTACGGCATCCGCGCGATTAAGCAGGCCCGTAATAACGACCAGCGAACCGACAAAGAGACGCCGTTTGTGCCGGTGCCTGAAGGCGGCATTGAGATCTCCAACGGCCATTAA
- the btsR gene encoding two-component system response regulator BtsR: protein MLRILIVDDEPLALENLRLLLEGESDIEIVGECTNAIEAIGTIHKLRPDVVFLDIHMPRISGLEMVGMLDEQHRPHIVFLTAFDEYAVQAFEQCAFDYLLKPIQTARLQKTLDRLRQGNQQQDVSQLPDYQQPLKFIPCLSSSRIWLLQLEDVAFVSSRVGGVYVTRQDGTESFTELTLRTLETRTPLLRCHRQYLVNMNYLKEIRLEDKNQAELLLRDGQIVPVSRRYLKALKETVGL, encoded by the coding sequence ATGTTGAGAATACTGATTGTTGATGACGAGCCGCTGGCGCTCGAGAATTTACGTTTGTTGCTGGAGGGCGAAAGCGATATTGAGATCGTCGGGGAGTGCACCAACGCCATAGAGGCGATTGGCACCATTCATAAGCTCCGTCCCGACGTGGTATTTCTGGATATCCACATGCCGCGCATCAGCGGGCTGGAGATGGTCGGCATGCTCGACGAGCAGCATCGCCCGCACATTGTTTTTCTCACCGCCTTTGATGAGTACGCGGTGCAGGCCTTTGAACAGTGCGCCTTTGACTACCTGCTGAAGCCCATTCAGACGGCACGTCTGCAAAAGACGCTGGACAGGCTCCGGCAGGGAAATCAGCAGCAGGATGTTTCGCAGCTGCCTGACTACCAGCAGCCGCTGAAATTTATCCCCTGCCTCAGTAGCAGCCGGATCTGGCTGCTACAGCTGGAAGATGTCGCCTTTGTCAGCAGCCGGGTGGGCGGGGTGTACGTCACCCGTCAGGACGGCACGGAGAGCTTCACCGAGCTGACATTGCGCACGCTGGAAACGCGAACGCCGCTGCTGCGCTGCCACCGGCAGTACCTGGTAAACATGAATTACCTGAAGGAGATCCGCCTGGAGGATAAAAATCAGGCGGAGCTGCTGCTGCGCGACGGGCAAATCGTGCCGGTCAGCCGCCGCTATCTGAAAGCGCTGAAGGAGACGGTGGGGCTGTAA
- a CDS encoding YbdD/YjiX family protein — translation MFDNLGAAKKYLGQAARMLVGIPDYDTYVLHMQTNHPDKPVMTYKEFFRERQQARYGGDGKGGMRCC, via the coding sequence ATGTTTGATAACTTAGGTGCGGCAAAAAAGTATCTCGGCCAGGCCGCCCGCATGCTGGTGGGCATCCCGGATTACGATACCTACGTTTTGCATATGCAGACTAACCATCCGGATAAGCCCGTGATGACCTACAAAGAGTTTTTCCGTGAACGCCAGCAGGCGCGCTATGGCGGGGACGGTAAAGGCGGAATGCGTTGTTGTTAA